Proteins encoded in a region of the Balaenoptera musculus isolate JJ_BM4_2016_0621 chromosome 5, mBalMus1.pri.v3, whole genome shotgun sequence genome:
- the LOC118895818 gene encoding ras-related protein Rab-5A-like, which translates to MANRGATRPNRPNTGNKICQFKLVLLGEPAFGKSSLVLRFVKGHFHGFQESTMGTKFEIWDTAGQEQYHSLAPMYYRGVQAAMVVYDVTNEEPFVRAKNRVTELQRQANPNTVIALSGNKADLANKTAVNFQEAQSYADDNSLLFMETSAKTSMNVNEIFISIAKKLPKNEPQNPGAHSARGRRVDLTEPTQPTRSQCCSN; encoded by the exons ATGGCTAATCGAGGAGCAACAAGACCCAACAGGCCaaatactggaaataaaataTGCCAGTTCAAACTAGTACTTCTGGGAGAGCCTGCTTTTGGCAAATCGAGCCTAGTGCTTCGTTTTGTGAAGGGCCACTTTCATGGATTTCAAGAGAGTACCATGGG GACAAAGTTTGAAATATGGGATACAGCTGGTCAAGAACAATACCATAGCCTAGCACCAATGTACTACAGAGGAGTGCAAGCAGCCATGGTTGTATATGATGTTACAAACGAGGAGCCCTTTGTCAGAGCCAAAAACCGGGTTACAGAACTTCAGAGGCAAGCCAATCCTAACACTGTAATAGCTTTATCAGGAAACAAGGCTGACCTCGCAAATAAAACAGCTGTCAATTTCCAGGAAGCACAGTCCTATGCAGATGACAACAGTTTATTATTTATGGAGACATCAGCTAAAACATCAAtgaatgtaaatgaaatattcatttcAATAGCTAAAAAGTTGCCGAAGAATGAACCACAGAATCCAGGAGCACATTCTGCCAGAGGAAGAAGAGTAGACCTTACTGAACCCACGCAGCCAACCAGGAGTCAGTGCTGTAGTAACTAA